Proteins encoded in a region of the Stieleria neptunia genome:
- a CDS encoding thioredoxin family protein, whose protein sequence is MTNRKASIIQGVFVLGSALAIALTFTAVPTYGDGTQRVPDWIRGSGDTLEMRLRGKINDKDGQSVHDAAVRINITYNDQVFETLTPDVKDGGFEVWLPVNKHRWYSIVIDATCRDGSRAHEMIVRNQLRQRVIDGVTLQAERPSRSVTFLLQHAGQGVANAKLRAKVSRGIELFATADDDGNAELDLLPQEELLAVTAWSQKELIGGYQFSRKPMRDPQAASHTVDLFKCKPCPITIKDTDGQPVPGVELDLQVATAPPEYNFIGAPDDVDLVTDQRGVAVYPYFPQIDAPYTDVDLHHNGWHRVESKFEENRFEMTVKKSVGRATIAGHVSGDAVFRGGFDVRLGTFQAEEEGRIDFVFTTTNPDGSFTADVLPDATYCVYVNDEQWVTQTIDLIPYESDSQKTNTLALNLGKGIPVRVRLTAGDDATPMQGVRVLFRSKHPFTWRENGEKRSGSLGRDSDGHTDGQGIVRMLVPAGKLEVNAMSSDWRANQKIVVEPDAKNEIHLHRELAKAVAVGGTIVPWSDAVELNDASVRIGAIDGQSGDEFSFKTDSGGRFEFETKATKLAAVAFSADKQFAGSVVINDLKQPVQIQLYPTKSFRGQVLDGQGQPVAGHPVRASIRVSDGTVFGSGYPTTFFLPSIEQVTNQQGRYRFDALPCKTEILVRTDPLDHAPNQFRSIDTIYLLPDDEREEVVTRLGATESPAERKTLAERFQITQRDCELGNYRQMVIVADTDDPTVKAFIDDALLDYSRQRKVTSFMQLHVTPDDLNDPRNRKFAEQMKWPSVSQGVVFVCAYDVNGKELTRSLFDAEDDQAASAADELIEQHAPDQQDAKLKWDKAFKLAIETDRRVWIRTGQRYCGPCFRLSRWIDDHREVLAKDFVLVKIDDVRDRHGSEVAALLANGRRVGVPFHAIYDAEGGWITDSYGPIGNIGFMSGVEGKRHFREMLQAACRNITPEEVAALIESLDD, encoded by the coding sequence ATGACCAACCGAAAAGCATCCATCATCCAGGGCGTTTTCGTCTTGGGATCCGCGTTGGCGATCGCGTTGACGTTCACCGCGGTGCCGACGTATGGCGATGGCACGCAGCGTGTGCCCGATTGGATTCGAGGCAGCGGCGACACCCTGGAAATGCGACTCCGCGGCAAAATCAACGACAAAGATGGTCAATCGGTCCATGACGCGGCGGTGCGGATCAACATCACTTACAACGATCAGGTGTTTGAGACGTTGACGCCCGATGTCAAAGACGGCGGCTTTGAAGTCTGGCTGCCGGTGAACAAACACCGCTGGTACAGCATCGTGATCGATGCGACTTGCCGGGACGGAAGCCGAGCCCACGAGATGATTGTTCGAAATCAATTGCGACAACGGGTGATCGATGGCGTGACGCTGCAAGCCGAACGTCCCAGTCGCTCCGTCACGTTCTTGCTGCAACACGCCGGTCAAGGCGTCGCGAATGCCAAGCTGCGGGCGAAAGTCAGCAGAGGTATCGAATTGTTCGCGACAGCCGACGATGATGGCAACGCCGAGTTGGATCTATTACCGCAGGAAGAACTGTTGGCCGTGACCGCTTGGTCGCAGAAAGAACTGATCGGCGGATACCAGTTCTCTCGCAAACCGATGCGTGATCCGCAGGCGGCCAGTCATACGGTTGACCTGTTCAAGTGCAAACCGTGTCCGATCACGATCAAGGACACCGACGGACAACCCGTCCCTGGCGTTGAACTTGATCTCCAGGTCGCAACCGCACCGCCGGAATACAATTTTATTGGGGCTCCCGACGATGTCGATTTGGTTACCGACCAGCGTGGTGTCGCGGTCTATCCGTATTTTCCACAGATCGACGCGCCCTACACCGACGTCGACCTGCACCACAATGGCTGGCATCGGGTCGAAAGCAAGTTCGAGGAGAATCGATTTGAGATGACGGTGAAAAAGTCGGTCGGTCGAGCAACCATCGCTGGACATGTTTCCGGTGACGCCGTGTTCCGCGGTGGTTTCGATGTCCGGCTCGGCACGTTTCAAGCCGAAGAGGAGGGGCGGATCGACTTTGTCTTTACCACGACCAACCCGGACGGCAGCTTCACGGCCGATGTGTTGCCCGATGCCACCTATTGTGTCTACGTCAACGATGAACAATGGGTCACGCAAACGATTGATTTGATTCCCTATGAATCAGACTCGCAAAAGACGAACACGCTCGCGTTAAACTTGGGCAAGGGAATTCCGGTTCGGGTTCGCTTGACCGCTGGTGATGACGCGACACCCATGCAAGGCGTCCGTGTGCTGTTCCGGTCCAAGCATCCGTTCACTTGGCGAGAAAACGGAGAGAAGCGATCGGGAAGCCTGGGACGGGACTCGGACGGACACACCGACGGTCAGGGAATCGTGCGAATGCTTGTTCCAGCGGGCAAATTGGAAGTCAACGCGATGTCGTCCGACTGGCGGGCGAACCAAAAAATCGTCGTGGAGCCGGATGCGAAGAACGAAATCCATCTTCACCGAGAACTCGCCAAAGCGGTCGCGGTTGGCGGAACAATCGTCCCGTGGAGCGATGCCGTCGAGCTGAACGACGCGAGCGTTCGAATCGGAGCCATCGACGGGCAATCCGGTGACGAATTTTCCTTCAAGACCGACAGCGGCGGCAGATTTGAATTCGAAACCAAGGCCACCAAATTGGCCGCCGTCGCGTTTTCAGCCGACAAACAATTTGCCGGATCGGTTGTCATCAACGATCTAAAGCAGCCGGTTCAGATCCAACTCTATCCGACCAAGTCGTTTCGCGGCCAGGTCCTTGACGGACAAGGTCAGCCGGTCGCGGGGCATCCGGTCCGCGCTTCGATCCGTGTCTCCGACGGCACCGTGTTCGGCAGCGGTTACCCGACCACATTTTTTCTGCCTTCGATTGAGCAAGTCACCAATCAGCAGGGACGCTATCGTTTCGATGCATTGCCGTGCAAGACAGAGATCTTGGTCAGGACCGATCCGCTCGACCATGCCCCCAATCAATTTCGATCGATTGACACCATTTATCTGTTGCCCGACGACGAACGCGAGGAGGTCGTCACACGGTTGGGGGCGACAGAGTCACCGGCCGAACGAAAGACACTGGCCGAACGATTTCAAATCACCCAGCGCGATTGTGAACTGGGAAACTATCGTCAAATGGTGATTGTCGCCGACACTGACGACCCCACCGTGAAAGCATTCATCGACGACGCTTTATTGGACTATTCACGGCAGCGAAAAGTCACCAGCTTCATGCAATTGCATGTCACCCCGGACGACTTGAATGATCCCCGAAATCGAAAATTTGCCGAGCAAATGAAGTGGCCCTCTGTTTCCCAGGGTGTCGTTTTTGTTTGCGCCTACGATGTCAATGGAAAAGAACTCACGCGGTCCTTGTTCGACGCCGAGGATGACCAAGCCGCATCGGCGGCAGACGAATTGATCGAACAACATGCGCCCGATCAGCAAGACGCGAAATTGAAATGGGACAAAGCATTCAAGTTAGCGATTGAAACCGATCGTCGCGTTTGGATTCGCACCGGACAACGCTACTGTGGCCCCTGTTTCCGACTCAGTCGCTGGATCGACGATCACCGCGAAGTGCTTGCAAAAGACTTCGTGCTGGTCAAAATCGATGACGTGCGAGACCGACACGGATCCGAAGTGGCCGCGTTGTTGGCCAATGGCCGACGGGTCGGAGTTCCCTTTCACGCCATCTATGATGCCGAGGGCGGATGGATCACCGACAGCTATGGTCCGATCGGCAACATCGGGTTCATGTCAGGCGTCGAAGGGAAACGACACTTCCGAGAGATGCTGCAAGCAGCCTGCCGCAACATCACTCCGGAGGAAGTTGCGGCGTTGATCGAAAGTCTCGACGACTGA
- a CDS encoding HDOD domain-containing protein, with protein MTRQTMTGSSTIERIEALIDRPELLHSPPEVAQSLLQLTKNDDFSLHEIVDCIRADPAMSSRVLHVVNSSRYGLKTSVTNLHQAVSLLGERSVRLIAMTFSIANAFSTGAARELYNDFWRQALTTAAAARRLAVHLDGVDHNDAYTTGLLSHLGTLVFAQVEGEKHLSLYRSASGQRLVHLERREYDIDHVDIGARVLSKWQFPDVICDAVRTHLNPDLEDPLAVAVHGGTLITDALWYAGDESIAACRGWLKDRFNVTIDEFIELALECRDEVQLELEVYGVDADMPVDPEELLEQARQRYMESSLTTALDFDSYGSVFGED; from the coding sequence ATGACTCGCCAAACCATGACCGGTTCGAGCACCATTGAGCGAATCGAGGCGTTGATTGACCGCCCTGAATTGCTCCATTCCCCTCCCGAAGTGGCGCAATCGCTGCTACAGCTGACCAAAAACGATGACTTCAGTCTGCACGAAATTGTCGATTGCATCCGGGCCGATCCGGCGATGTCCAGCCGCGTGTTGCATGTCGTCAACTCCTCGCGTTACGGGTTGAAAACGTCGGTGACCAACCTGCACCAAGCCGTATCGCTATTAGGCGAACGAAGCGTTCGCTTGATCGCGATGACGTTCAGCATTGCCAACGCGTTTTCGACCGGCGCCGCGCGTGAGCTGTACAACGACTTTTGGCGACAGGCATTGACGACCGCAGCGGCAGCCCGCCGACTTGCCGTCCACTTGGACGGTGTGGATCACAACGATGCCTACACGACGGGGCTGCTCAGCCATCTGGGCACGCTGGTGTTTGCACAGGTCGAAGGAGAAAAGCACCTGTCGCTGTACCGGAGCGCCTCAGGACAGCGTCTGGTTCATTTAGAACGACGAGAATACGACATTGATCATGTCGACATCGGGGCACGCGTCCTGTCCAAATGGCAGTTTCCCGACGTGATTTGCGATGCCGTTCGAACCCATCTCAACCCGGACCTCGAAGATCCACTCGCGGTGGCCGTCCACGGCGGCACGCTCATCACCGACGCACTCTGGTACGCCGGAGACGAATCGATTGCGGCCTGCCGCGGATGGCTAAAAGACCGATTCAATGTCACGATCGACGAATTCATTGAATTGGCCTTGGAGTGTCGCGACGAAGTTCAGCTAGAGCTGGAGGTTTACGGTGTCGACGCGGACATGCCAGTCGACCCAGAGGAGTTATTGGAACAGGCCCGCCAACGGTACATGGAATCATCGCTGACCACCGCATTGGACTTCGATTCGTACGGATCCGTGTTCGGCGAAGACTGA
- a CDS encoding MarR family winged helix-turn-helix transcriptional regulator, whose product MTGGRLQRELKKKKPFASPEQEALLNLMRTSDQLQNRFGRLFRQFGLTASQYNVLRILRGEGKPMPCLEIAERMIQVVPAITGLIDRLEKQSMVSRRRSTEDRRVVFVEITKKARAVLKKMDGPVGDLHKQLMGHLTRAELKELSRLLEKARE is encoded by the coding sequence ATGACAGGCGGCCGGTTACAGCGAGAGTTGAAGAAGAAGAAACCGTTTGCGTCACCCGAGCAGGAGGCGTTGCTGAACCTGATGCGGACCAGCGACCAGCTCCAAAACCGTTTCGGTCGTCTGTTCCGCCAGTTCGGGTTGACGGCGTCCCAGTACAACGTGCTGCGGATTCTGCGGGGCGAAGGCAAGCCGATGCCGTGTTTGGAAATCGCCGAACGGATGATTCAAGTGGTTCCGGCGATCACGGGATTGATCGACCGGCTTGAAAAACAGTCGATGGTCAGTCGGCGGCGCAGTACCGAAGATCGCCGTGTCGTGTTTGTCGAGATCACGAAGAAGGCGCGTGCCGTTCTGAAGAAGATGGACGGCCCGGTCGGTGATCTGCACAAACAATTGATGGGACACCTGACCCGCGCGGAACTCAAAGAGTTGAGCCGATTGTTGGAAAAGGCTCGGGAATGA
- a CDS encoding calcium/sodium antiporter, with product MVTIFSLVMGLVLLTIGAELLVRGASKLALAVGLSPLVVGLTVVAIGTSAPELVVSLQSTLRGQPDVAMGNVLGSNIFNVLFILGVSALIIPLRVSQQLIRFDVPLMIGLSLLVLAFSLDGRIGRVDGVILVAGLIGYEALAVIKGRKEQAGIMAEYEAEYGTRPARNSAGQLFLSVLVLIAGLALLVLGARWFVDAAVLLARQFGVSELVIGLTIVAAGTSLPEVATSIVAAIRGERDIAVGNVVGSNLFNIMGVLGISSLVSTQGVAVSNTAIELDLPVMVAVAVACLPIFFTGHLIARWEGGLFLAYYVAYTAYLVTAATVPAVNRAFSIVMIGFVIPLTVITLGVGVVRYRRESSATESDA from the coding sequence TTGGTCACCATTTTCTCTCTTGTGATGGGGTTGGTCCTCCTGACGATCGGGGCGGAGTTGTTGGTGCGTGGGGCATCGAAGTTGGCGCTCGCGGTCGGACTCTCACCGCTGGTGGTCGGGCTGACCGTGGTCGCGATCGGCACCAGTGCGCCGGAGTTGGTCGTCAGTCTGCAATCCACGTTGCGTGGACAGCCTGATGTGGCGATGGGAAACGTTTTGGGCAGCAATATCTTCAACGTGCTGTTCATCCTGGGCGTGTCGGCCCTGATCATCCCGCTGCGAGTCTCTCAACAACTGATTCGTTTTGATGTGCCGTTGATGATCGGCCTGTCCTTGCTAGTGTTGGCATTTTCCCTGGATGGACGGATCGGCCGAGTCGACGGAGTGATACTCGTCGCGGGGCTGATCGGGTACGAGGCATTGGCCGTCATCAAAGGCCGCAAGGAACAGGCCGGAATCATGGCGGAATACGAAGCGGAGTATGGAACCAGGCCGGCGAGGAACTCCGCGGGGCAGTTATTTCTGAGCGTGTTGGTGTTGATCGCCGGACTCGCGTTGCTGGTCTTGGGTGCCCGCTGGTTCGTGGACGCGGCGGTGCTGTTGGCCAGACAATTCGGAGTCTCGGAGTTGGTGATCGGGCTGACGATTGTGGCCGCGGGGACCTCGCTTCCCGAGGTGGCGACATCGATCGTGGCCGCGATTCGTGGGGAACGTGACATCGCGGTGGGAAACGTGGTCGGCAGCAACCTGTTCAATATCATGGGCGTGCTGGGGATATCGTCCCTCGTTTCCACCCAGGGCGTTGCGGTTTCGAACACCGCCATTGAACTGGATCTCCCGGTCATGGTCGCGGTCGCAGTGGCCTGTTTACCGATCTTCTTTACTGGTCATCTGATCGCCCGCTGGGAAGGCGGTCTGTTTCTTGCGTATTACGTCGCCTACACGGCATACCTGGTCACCGCGGCGACCGTGCCCGCCGTCAATCGCGCCTTTTCGATCGTCATGATCGGGTTCGTTATTCCGCTGACCGTGATCACGCTGGGGGTCGGAGTCGTCCGCTATCGACGCGAGTCATCTGCGACTGAATCCGACGCGTAG
- the ggt gene encoding gamma-glutamyltransferase, which produces MGFAVEGSPAFGQALRDAESRDGMVVAVSPDAAAVGAEILQQGGTAVDSAIATAFALAVTHPSAGNLGGGGFMLVYPGDGSPPLMIDYREKAPLAAEREMFVDNNDTHTHPYVGVPGTVRGMKLAHELYGSLAWRALVTPAVALSRDGFEIHVGLAAELNRELGRSTNDEFRRVYGKPDGSDWAVGDRIVLSDLAATLQRIADDGPSGFYAGKTAELIATEMKAGGGLISTDDLLRYRARVRQPTRCRFRGYEVLGPPPPSSGGITLSQMLGIAAQFDLRRWGRWSVKTNHVMIEAMRRAYANRAMYLGDPDFAHIPKHLTSVDFAKYMAGTIDMDQATPSHLLGPPLTEPDESPQTTHFSVIDRDGMAVSNTYTLEASYGSGIVVRGAGFLLNNEMGDFNRRPGVTDTKGSIGTVANEVRPQKRMLSSMTPTIVLKDGKPYLITGSPGGRTIINTVFCVTLNVLEFGMSAREAVDAPRTDHEWFPDRVRFMGADDPEHARLVEQLRQLGHTIVDTNSQGDANTILVSDGSFIGAADYRYGAAIAPGGNAD; this is translated from the coding sequence GTGGGTTTCGCCGTTGAAGGTTCGCCGGCGTTTGGGCAAGCACTTCGCGATGCGGAAAGCCGCGACGGAATGGTGGTCGCCGTGTCGCCGGATGCGGCGGCGGTCGGCGCGGAGATTTTGCAGCAGGGCGGCACGGCGGTCGATTCAGCAATCGCGACCGCCTTCGCACTCGCCGTGACGCATCCTTCGGCGGGGAATCTCGGCGGTGGTGGGTTCATGCTGGTTTACCCCGGCGACGGCAGCCCGCCGCTGATGATCGATTATCGTGAAAAGGCACCGCTTGCGGCAGAGCGCGAGATGTTTGTCGACAACAACGACACGCACACGCATCCCTACGTCGGCGTTCCCGGTACGGTCCGCGGGATGAAGTTGGCTCACGAGCTGTATGGATCACTGGCGTGGCGCGCCCTGGTCACGCCCGCGGTCGCGCTGTCCCGCGACGGATTTGAGATCCACGTGGGCTTGGCGGCAGAGCTGAACCGAGAATTGGGTCGCAGCACCAACGATGAATTCCGCCGCGTTTATGGCAAACCCGATGGATCGGATTGGGCGGTCGGTGACCGAATCGTGCTCTCCGATCTGGCGGCGACGCTGCAGCGGATCGCGGATGATGGGCCCAGCGGTTTTTATGCCGGGAAGACAGCGGAATTGATCGCGACGGAAATGAAGGCCGGCGGGGGTTTGATTTCAACCGACGATCTGCTGCGGTACCGTGCCCGCGTTCGCCAGCCGACCCGATGCCGATTTCGCGGCTACGAAGTCCTCGGGCCTCCACCACCGAGCAGCGGCGGGATCACGCTTTCGCAGATGCTGGGGATCGCCGCACAATTTGATCTCCGCCGCTGGGGCCGATGGTCGGTGAAGACCAACCACGTGATGATCGAAGCGATGCGGCGGGCGTACGCCAACCGCGCCATGTACCTGGGTGATCCCGACTTTGCCCACATCCCAAAGCATCTAACAAGTGTCGATTTCGCCAAATACATGGCCGGCACGATCGACATGGACCAAGCCACGCCCAGTCATCTGTTGGGGCCGCCACTGACCGAACCGGACGAGAGTCCCCAGACCACGCACTTTTCTGTGATCGATCGTGATGGCATGGCCGTCAGCAACACGTACACGTTGGAAGCCAGCTATGGCAGCGGCATCGTCGTCCGCGGCGCGGGTTTTCTGCTGAACAACGAAATGGGTGACTTCAACCGCCGTCCAGGGGTGACCGATACGAAAGGCTCGATCGGAACGGTGGCCAACGAAGTTCGCCCACAAAAACGGATGCTCAGTTCGATGACGCCGACGATTGTGCTGAAAGATGGCAAACCGTACCTGATCACCGGCAGCCCCGGTGGTAGGACGATCATCAATACTGTGTTCTGCGTCACGTTGAACGTCTTGGAATTCGGGATGTCCGCGCGCGAGGCCGTCGACGCCCCCCGCACCGATCACGAGTGGTTTCCCGATCGAGTCCGATTCATGGGGGCCGACGATCCCGAACACGCCCGGTTGGTCGAACAACTTCGCCAACTCGGGCACACCATCGTTGACACGAACAGCCAGGGTGACGCCAACACGATTCTGGTTTCCGATGGCAGCTTTATCGGGGCCGCCGACTATCGATACGGGGCCGCGATCGCACCGGGCGGGAACGCGGATTGA
- a CDS encoding DUF1810 domain-containing protein, which yields MQTSPPHANDDPFDLARFVSAQRDCYEQALSEIECGQKRTHWMWFVFPQLRGLGFSSTARLYGISGIDEARAYLAHPVLGTRLMDCCEAMLSVPDRTAAEILGPPDDLKLRSCATLFASIAGEDSVFQRILDRFFDGKSDQRTLHLLGNA from the coding sequence ATGCAAACCTCACCCCCCCACGCCAACGATGACCCGTTTGATTTGGCACGCTTTGTTTCCGCACAGCGTGACTGCTACGAACAGGCTTTGTCCGAAATCGAATGCGGTCAAAAACGCACCCATTGGATGTGGTTTGTCTTTCCACAACTTCGTGGCCTGGGCTTTAGTTCGACGGCCAGGTTGTACGGGATCAGCGGAATCGACGAAGCCCGTGCCTATCTGGCCCATCCCGTGTTGGGGACGCGACTGATGGATTGCTGCGAAGCGATGCTGTCGGTACCCGATCGCACGGCGGCGGAGATCTTGGGGCCACCCGATGATTTAAAACTGCGTTCTTGTGCGACTTTGTTCGCGTCGATTGCGGGGGAGGATTCGGTGTTCCAGCGAATCCTCGACCGGTTCTTTGATGGAAAGTCAGACCAACGTACGTTGCATCTGCTGGGCAACGCGTAA
- a CDS encoding family 16 glycoside hydrolase, with protein sequence MSRVAARCFALFVFLQLIPLATAAEPKPPEGFRAIFNGTDLSGWHGLNPHQVVKLTGEKKEAKLAEQQREFGNHWRVENGELVNDGHGAYATTDQEFGDIELLLEYKTVPSADSGIYLRGTPQVQIWDANQVFDAKRPTRRPHLGSGGLFNNNPNTLGRDPMVKADRPFGQWNQFKIRQIGDRTWVWLNNRLVVDGTVMENYWDRALPLPSTGPIMLQTHGGEIRWRNIFVREINEQEAERYLASRPLLPNPTEFDVAYGPHHKQKLHFWKAQSDAPTPLLFFIHGGGWMAGGRMSGLVNLLPEMLDAGISVVSVEYRFIPEATVDGVVPPVKGPLHDAARALQFVRSKADQWNIDPNRIGASGGSAGACSSLWLAFHGDMADPSSDDPIARQSTRLTCAAVRGAQTTLDPLQMKTWTPNSRYGGHAFGFTGDAEKKLSQFDEFLAQRDSILPWIAEYSPYALVSDDDPPVHLLYSGPPAMGKPAKDPTHTANFGVQLQQHCRNVGVECELVYPGAENVRHETTSDYLIWKLKGE encoded by the coding sequence ATGTCTCGTGTCGCTGCGCGCTGTTTCGCCCTGTTTGTGTTTCTGCAACTGATCCCCCTCGCCACGGCCGCCGAACCGAAGCCGCCCGAAGGTTTTCGAGCGATCTTTAACGGCACCGATTTGTCCGGATGGCACGGTTTGAATCCCCACCAAGTGGTGAAGCTGACGGGCGAAAAAAAGGAAGCAAAACTCGCCGAACAACAGCGTGAATTCGGCAATCACTGGCGGGTGGAAAACGGTGAACTGGTCAACGACGGCCATGGAGCGTACGCGACGACCGACCAGGAATTTGGCGACATCGAACTGTTGCTGGAATACAAAACGGTTCCGTCAGCGGACAGCGGCATCTATCTGCGTGGCACGCCACAGGTCCAGATCTGGGACGCCAATCAAGTTTTCGACGCCAAGCGTCCCACCCGCCGTCCGCATCTCGGTTCCGGAGGCCTATTCAACAACAACCCGAATACATTGGGCCGCGACCCGATGGTGAAAGCGGATCGGCCGTTCGGACAATGGAACCAATTCAAGATTCGCCAGATCGGCGACCGCACGTGGGTCTGGCTCAACAATCGCCTGGTCGTCGACGGCACGGTGATGGAAAACTACTGGGACCGCGCGCTGCCGCTGCCGTCGACCGGTCCGATCATGCTGCAAACACACGGCGGCGAAATTCGCTGGCGCAACATTTTTGTTCGCGAGATCAATGAACAGGAAGCAGAACGATATTTGGCGTCCCGTCCGCTGCTGCCCAATCCCACCGAGTTTGACGTCGCCTACGGTCCCCATCACAAACAGAAGTTGCACTTTTGGAAAGCACAGTCCGACGCGCCGACACCGTTGCTGTTCTTCATCCACGGCGGCGGCTGGATGGCCGGCGGTCGGATGAGCGGTCTGGTGAATCTGCTGCCCGAGATGCTCGATGCGGGCATCTCTGTCGTCTCGGTCGAGTATCGCTTCATCCCCGAAGCGACGGTCGATGGCGTGGTCCCGCCGGTCAAGGGGCCGCTGCACGACGCCGCCCGCGCGCTGCAGTTCGTCCGCAGCAAGGCCGACCAATGGAACATCGACCCCAACCGCATCGGCGCCTCCGGTGGCTCCGCCGGGGCATGCTCCAGCTTGTGGCTGGCGTTTCATGGCGACATGGCGGATCCGTCCAGCGACGATCCGATCGCACGCCAATCGACGCGACTGACCTGCGCGGCCGTTCGCGGAGCACAAACCACGCTCGACCCGCTGCAAATGAAAACCTGGACTCCCAACAGCCGCTACGGGGGCCACGCGTTTGGATTCACCGGCGATGCGGAAAAAAAACTTTCACAGTTTGACGAATTCCTCGCCCAGCGTGACTCGATCTTGCCATGGATCGCCGAGTATTCGCCCTACGCCCTGGTCAGCGATGATGACCCGCCGGTGCATTTGCTCTACAGCGGCCCGCCCGCCATGGGTAAACCCGCCAAAGATCCCACGCACACGGCAAACTTCGGCGTGCAACTGCAACAGCACTGCCGCAACGTCGGCGTCGAGTGTGAGCTGGTCTACCCGGGAGCGGAAAACGTGCGACACGAAACGACCAGCGACTATTTGATTTGGAAGCTGAAAGGCGAGTAA